A single region of the Arthrobacter sp. zg-Y820 genome encodes:
- a CDS encoding SLC13 family permease produces the protein MSAPILSILILVAMFLLATVLPLNMGALAFVGAFLLGFVFLDMSTDDILANFPGGLFLTIVGVTYLFAIAQNNGTIDLLVRGAVRLVGNRVALIPWIMFAITAVITAVGALSPAAVAIVAPIALGFAAKHKINPLMMGMMVVHGAQAGGFSPIAVYGVTVNGIIGATDLESSPFAVFMASLLFNTFIALILFFVLGGSKLRSSTAGGFVEQVAEARMNLSAAGRADVAFKGFGSDIYGPRDPAGDGIGATKTRRELFPQIVTIAGLIALAVIALGFKVDVGFVSITIAMILALVSPQAQKGAINKISWTTVLLICGMLTFVGVLQEAGTVEYVSDAVVGLGMPLLAALLICYIGAVVSAFASSTAILAALIPLAVPFLASGEIGAVGLICALAVSSTIVDVSPFSTNGALVLANAPEGLDKDRFYKQILSYSGIIVVAGPLVAWLVMVVPGWL, from the coding sequence ATGTCCGCTCCAATCCTCTCCATCCTGATACTGGTGGCCATGTTCCTCCTGGCCACGGTACTGCCCCTGAACATGGGGGCCCTGGCGTTTGTCGGCGCCTTCCTGCTGGGCTTCGTCTTCCTCGACATGAGCACCGACGACATCCTGGCCAACTTTCCCGGCGGCCTGTTCCTGACGATTGTCGGCGTAACCTACCTCTTCGCCATAGCGCAGAACAACGGCACCATCGATCTGCTTGTCCGCGGAGCTGTTCGACTCGTCGGCAACCGGGTGGCACTGATTCCGTGGATCATGTTCGCCATTACCGCCGTCATCACGGCCGTTGGCGCCCTGTCGCCGGCAGCCGTCGCCATCGTGGCCCCGATCGCCCTCGGCTTTGCAGCCAAGCACAAGATCAACCCCCTGATGATGGGCATGATGGTGGTGCACGGCGCGCAGGCCGGCGGTTTCTCCCCCATCGCCGTGTACGGCGTCACGGTCAACGGCATCATCGGCGCAACGGACCTGGAGTCCAGCCCCTTTGCCGTGTTCATGGCCAGCCTGCTCTTCAACACGTTCATCGCCCTGATCCTGTTCTTCGTCCTGGGCGGCAGCAAACTGCGCAGCAGCACCGCGGGCGGTTTCGTGGAGCAGGTCGCCGAAGCACGGATGAACCTCAGCGCCGCAGGCCGCGCCGACGTGGCCTTCAAGGGCTTCGGCTCCGACATTTACGGCCCGCGTGACCCCGCCGGAGACGGCATCGGGGCCACCAAGACCCGCCGCGAACTGTTCCCGCAGATCGTAACCATCGCAGGGCTGATAGCTCTCGCCGTGATCGCCCTCGGCTTCAAGGTCGACGTCGGTTTTGTCTCCATCACCATCGCCATGATCCTTGCCCTGGTTTCCCCGCAGGCCCAGAAGGGCGCGATCAACAAAATCAGCTGGACCACAGTCCTGCTCATCTGCGGCATGCTCACATTTGTTGGCGTGCTGCAGGAAGCGGGCACCGTCGAGTACGTGTCCGACGCCGTCGTCGGCCTGGGCATGCCGCTGCTGGCCGCCCTGCTCATTTGCTACATCGGCGCCGTCGTCTCGGCCTTTGCCTCCTCCACAGCCATCCTCGCGGCACTGATCCCGCTGGCCGTCCCCTTCCTCGCCTCCGGTGAGATCGGCGCCGTCGGCCTCATCTGCGCACTGGCCGTGTCCTCCACCATCGTGGATGTTTCGCCCTTCTCCACCAACGGCGCCCTGGTGCTGGCCAATGCCCCCGAGGGCCTGGACAAGGACCGCTTCTACAAGCAGATTCTCAGCTACAGCGGAATCATCGTTGTCGCCGGGCCGCTGGTGGCCTGGCTGGTCATGGTGGTGCCCGGCTGGCTCTAA
- a CDS encoding CoA transferase — protein sequence MSTTETARGPLDGYLVVDLSRALAGPHAGMMLADLGARVIKVETPGTGDDTRSWGPPFVGPDDDQQATYFLSCNRNKESISLDLKSDDGVEVLRDLVRRADVLVENFRPGVLDRLGFSPERLHELNPRLVILSISGFGHDGPEATRSGYDQIVQGEAGLMSLTGSGPEDPQRVGVPIADLLSGMYGAFGLLAALLERERTGKGQVVRTSLLAAVVGVHAFQGTRHTVAGEVPAAQGNHHPSIAPYGLFSCRGGKVQISVGSEKLWETFAATFGIDTSRPEFAGNAQRVRNRNAVIAAVEEAFAEFDAEPLLEKLRAAGIPAGKVRTLDEVYEWEQVHSQGLVVDVDHPVLGKIALPGPPLRFFSAAEGTETTNREHQAPPLLNQHGSDIRSWLAGSQAPVADKAPATDQAPTADKGVEA from the coding sequence ATGAGCACCACTGAAACCGCCCGCGGTCCGCTGGACGGCTACCTCGTCGTCGACCTCAGCCGCGCCCTGGCCGGCCCCCACGCCGGCATGATGCTCGCCGACCTGGGCGCGCGCGTCATCAAGGTCGAAACCCCCGGCACCGGCGACGACACCCGCAGCTGGGGTCCGCCGTTTGTCGGGCCCGACGACGACCAGCAGGCCACGTACTTCCTGTCCTGCAACCGGAACAAGGAATCGATCAGCCTCGACCTGAAGTCCGACGACGGCGTGGAGGTGCTCCGCGACCTGGTCCGGCGGGCCGATGTCCTGGTGGAGAATTTCCGTCCCGGCGTCCTGGACCGGCTGGGTTTCTCGCCGGAACGGCTGCATGAACTCAACCCCCGGCTGGTGATCCTGTCCATCAGCGGATTTGGCCATGACGGCCCCGAAGCCACCCGCAGCGGTTACGACCAGATTGTCCAGGGAGAGGCCGGCCTGATGTCGCTGACCGGTTCCGGCCCCGAGGACCCCCAGCGCGTCGGCGTGCCCATCGCCGACCTGCTCTCCGGCATGTACGGCGCGTTCGGCCTGCTGGCCGCACTGCTCGAACGCGAGCGCACCGGAAAGGGCCAGGTGGTCCGCACCTCGCTGCTGGCCGCCGTCGTCGGCGTCCATGCCTTCCAGGGCACCCGGCACACCGTCGCCGGCGAGGTGCCCGCAGCACAGGGCAACCACCATCCCTCCATCGCCCCCTACGGCCTCTTCTCCTGCCGCGGCGGCAAGGTCCAGATCAGCGTGGGCAGCGAGAAACTGTGGGAGACCTTTGCGGCGACCTTCGGCATCGACACGTCACGTCCCGAGTTTGCCGGCAACGCGCAGCGGGTCCGCAACCGGAACGCCGTGATCGCCGCGGTCGAGGAGGCCTTCGCGGAGTTCGACGCCGAACCCCTCCTGGAAAAGCTGCGCGCCGCAGGCATCCCCGCCGGCAAGGTGCGCACGCTCGACGAGGTCTACGAGTGGGAGCAGGTCCATTCGCAGGGACTGGTGGTCGACGTCGATCATCCCGTCCTGGGCAAGATCGCCCTGCCCGGCCCTCCCCTGCGGTTCTTCTCCGCCGCCGAAGGCACTGAGACCACCAACCGCGAGCACCAGGCCCCGCCGCTGCTCAACCAGCACGGCAGCGACATCCGCAGCTGGCTGGCCGGCAGCCAGGCGCCCGTGGCCGACAAGGCACCCGCGACCGACCAGGCGCCGACGGCCGATAAGGGAGTGGAAGCGTGA
- a CDS encoding acetyl-CoA carboxylase carboxyltransferase subunit alpha/beta — protein MSVQAKPRRLNARGLLDLVVDPGSFRSWDEPVAYTGHSDAYEADLAAAREKTGEDESVLTGEGLVRGRRVALVVCEFGFLGGSIGVAAADRLTDAVERATREGLPLLAGPASGGTRMQEGTLAFLSMVKITAALRRHKEAGLPYLVYLRHPTTGGVMASWGSLGHITVAEPGALLGFLGPRVYQSLYGEAFPEGVQTAENLQARGLVDAVLRPEELAETVHRALSMLLPGPVLPVTEPDSLNSAPAAVPAWESITISRNRHRPGVRQLLHFGASDVLPLNGTGQGEKDPGLLLALARFGQTACVVLGQDRQRGSEQPALGPASLREARRGMRLAEELNLPLLTVIDTAGAALSKEAEEGGLAGEIARSLNDLVGLSCPTVSVLLGQGAGGGALALLPADRTIAAQHAWLSSLPPEGASAIVYRDTLHGAEMAEAQGVTVSALAAHGIVDHIVPEEPDAAAEAPDFCRRMAKAVEYELASLRTEPAAERLTQRTERFRKLGSVG, from the coding sequence GTGAGCGTGCAGGCGAAGCCGCGGCGGCTGAACGCCCGCGGACTGCTGGATCTTGTGGTGGATCCGGGATCGTTCCGCTCCTGGGACGAGCCGGTGGCCTACACCGGTCACAGCGACGCCTACGAGGCCGACCTGGCTGCCGCGCGGGAGAAGACCGGAGAAGATGAATCGGTACTGACCGGTGAAGGACTGGTCCGGGGCCGCCGCGTCGCCCTGGTCGTCTGCGAGTTTGGCTTTCTGGGCGGGTCCATCGGCGTTGCCGCCGCAGACCGGCTGACCGACGCCGTCGAACGCGCCACCCGGGAAGGCCTGCCCCTGCTCGCCGGGCCGGCTTCCGGCGGCACCCGGATGCAGGAAGGCACCCTCGCCTTCCTGTCCATGGTCAAGATCACGGCAGCGCTGCGCCGCCACAAGGAGGCGGGGCTGCCGTACCTGGTGTACCTGCGCCATCCCACCACGGGAGGCGTCATGGCGTCCTGGGGCTCGCTGGGCCACATCACGGTTGCTGAGCCCGGAGCCCTGCTGGGCTTCCTCGGACCGCGCGTTTACCAGTCGCTGTACGGGGAAGCCTTCCCGGAAGGCGTCCAGACGGCGGAGAACCTGCAGGCCCGCGGGCTGGTGGACGCCGTCCTGCGCCCGGAGGAGCTCGCCGAGACCGTTCACCGCGCCCTCTCCATGCTGCTCCCGGGCCCGGTCCTGCCGGTAACCGAACCCGACTCCCTGAACAGTGCACCGGCAGCAGTGCCGGCCTGGGAATCCATCACCATTTCCCGCAACCGGCACCGGCCCGGTGTCCGCCAGCTCCTGCATTTCGGCGCCTCCGACGTCCTGCCCCTGAACGGCACCGGGCAGGGCGAGAAGGATCCGGGCCTGCTGCTGGCGCTGGCGCGCTTCGGGCAGACCGCATGCGTGGTGCTGGGCCAGGACCGGCAGCGCGGATCGGAACAGCCCGCGCTGGGTCCGGCGTCCCTCCGGGAGGCGCGCCGGGGCATGCGGCTGGCCGAAGAACTGAACCTTCCCCTGTTGACGGTGATCGACACCGCCGGCGCAGCACTGTCCAAGGAAGCGGAGGAAGGCGGCCTGGCCGGTGAGATTGCCCGCAGCCTGAATGACCTGGTCGGCCTGAGCTGCCCCACGGTCTCGGTCCTGCTCGGTCAGGGTGCCGGCGGCGGCGCGCTGGCCCTGCTGCCGGCCGACCGCACCATCGCTGCGCAGCACGCCTGGCTCTCCTCGCTGCCGCCCGAGGGCGCAAGCGCCATTGTCTATCGGGACACACTCCACGGTGCGGAAATGGCCGAGGCGCAGGGCGTGACGGTGTCCGCGCTGGCAGCCCACGGCATCGTGGACCACATCGTTCCCGAAGAGCCCGACGCCGCCGCCGAAGCACCGGATTTCTGCCGCCGCATGGCCAAAGCGGTGGAATACGAGCTGGCGTCGCTTCGGACGGAGCCCGCCGCCGAACGGCTGACACAGCGGACCGAGCGGTTCCGCAAACTCGGATCGGTGGGCTGA
- a CDS encoding helix-turn-helix domain-containing protein: protein MRADPADPTTVERLKANIGKLSTATLKQLDVSLPWYRGLRPDERSALGMVAQKGIASFVNWYERPASPAWVLSDVFGTAPTELTRSISLQKALQLIRVVVQVVEDRVPELADDDVQGQLRIAVLRYSREVAFAAADVYARAAETRGAWDTRLEALVVDAILRGESSDALRSRIAAVGWTSTARITVMVGSSPSDTNASFVNELRRATARLTEDALVGIQGERLILVLGGLEDTPGSYARLAELFGPGPVVYGPPAESLVDAGPSAQAAFAGLTAARAWPAAPRPVAADDLWPERVMSGDDSARQALVRSIYRPLLGASNGLAETLSAYLSLGHSLEATARELFVHANTVRYRLRRVCDVTGWDPMLPREAFVLQTALVVGRLAPPGKAVPERPATRS from the coding sequence ATGCGTGCCGATCCGGCGGATCCCACCACCGTGGAGCGGCTCAAAGCCAACATCGGAAAGCTCTCCACCGCCACGCTCAAGCAGCTGGACGTGTCACTGCCCTGGTATCGGGGCCTGCGCCCCGATGAACGCTCGGCCCTGGGCATGGTCGCCCAAAAAGGCATCGCCTCGTTCGTGAACTGGTACGAGCGTCCGGCCTCCCCCGCCTGGGTCCTCAGCGATGTCTTCGGCACCGCACCCACCGAACTCACCCGGTCGATCAGCCTGCAGAAGGCGCTGCAGCTGATCCGGGTGGTGGTGCAGGTGGTGGAGGACCGCGTTCCCGAGCTCGCCGACGACGACGTCCAGGGGCAGCTGCGCATCGCCGTCCTGCGCTATTCCCGGGAGGTGGCATTCGCGGCTGCCGATGTCTACGCCCGCGCCGCGGAAACCCGCGGGGCCTGGGACACGCGGCTGGAAGCCCTGGTGGTGGATGCCATTCTGCGCGGTGAGAGTTCGGACGCCCTGCGCTCCCGCATCGCCGCCGTCGGCTGGACCTCCACGGCCCGGATCACCGTAATGGTGGGCAGCTCGCCGTCGGACACCAATGCCTCCTTCGTCAACGAACTGCGCCGCGCCACGGCACGGCTCACCGAGGACGCCCTGGTGGGAATCCAGGGCGAACGGCTCATCCTGGTGCTCGGCGGCTTGGAGGACACCCCCGGCTCCTACGCCCGGCTTGCCGAACTTTTCGGCCCCGGTCCCGTCGTTTACGGCCCGCCCGCCGAGTCCCTGGTCGACGCCGGACCGTCGGCGCAGGCGGCGTTCGCCGGACTCACCGCGGCCCGCGCCTGGCCGGCGGCACCGCGCCCGGTAGCCGCCGACGACCTCTGGCCCGAGCGGGTCATGTCCGGCGACGACAGCGCCCGCCAGGCCCTTGTGCGGAGCATCTACCGGCCGCTGCTCGGCGCCTCCAACGGCCTGGCGGAAACCCTTTCCGCTTACCTGTCGCTCGGGCATTCCCTGGAGGCAACGGCCCGGGAACTCTTTGTCCATGCCAACACGGTCCGCTACCGGCTGCGCCGGGTCTGCGACGTGACCGGCTGGGACCCGATGCTGCCGCGCGAGGCCTTCGTGCTGCAGACCGCCCTCGTGGTGGGCCGCCTGGCGCCGCCCGGAAAAGCGGTCCCGGAGCGCCCGGCCACCCGCTCCTGA
- a CDS encoding ACP S-malonyltransferase, with translation MLAIVCPGQGSQTPGFLSPWLELPGVREHLEALSSLAGLDLIAHGTVSDEETIKDTAVAQPLIVAAGLMAARLLLQPQALTASTVVAGHSVGEITASALAGALTEADALMFVRERANAMARAAADTPTGMSAVLGGDPDEVAAALAAAGLTAANANGGGQTVAAGTLEQLAAFAAAPPAKARVIPLKVAGAFHTAHMAPAVSVLEALRPQLRPAAPRPTLLSNYDGAAVVSGEANLDSLISQVSRPVRWDLCMESMAAMGVTGMLELPPAGTLTGLARRGLKGLPTLALKSPEDLDAAREFITEHSSTSAAATAATTIGEGNA, from the coding sequence GTGCTCGCTATTGTCTGCCCCGGCCAGGGGTCCCAAACGCCAGGTTTCCTTTCTCCGTGGCTGGAATTGCCCGGTGTCCGGGAACATCTCGAAGCCTTGAGCTCCCTCGCAGGTCTGGACCTGATCGCCCACGGCACGGTCTCCGACGAGGAGACCATCAAGGACACGGCAGTGGCCCAGCCGCTGATTGTGGCCGCCGGGCTGATGGCCGCACGGCTGCTGCTGCAGCCGCAGGCGCTGACCGCCTCCACCGTCGTCGCCGGCCACTCCGTCGGGGAAATCACCGCCTCGGCCCTGGCGGGTGCGCTCACCGAAGCCGACGCCCTCATGTTTGTCCGCGAACGCGCCAACGCCATGGCCCGCGCCGCAGCTGACACGCCCACCGGCATGAGCGCCGTTCTGGGCGGCGATCCGGACGAGGTGGCGGCCGCGCTTGCCGCCGCCGGTCTCACGGCAGCAAACGCGAACGGCGGCGGACAGACAGTCGCCGCGGGAACCCTGGAGCAGCTCGCCGCCTTCGCCGCCGCCCCTCCCGCCAAGGCCCGCGTGATTCCGCTGAAGGTAGCAGGCGCCTTCCACACCGCGCACATGGCACCGGCCGTGAGCGTCCTGGAAGCCCTCCGCCCGCAGCTGCGCCCGGCCGCCCCGCGCCCCACTTTGCTTTCGAACTACGACGGCGCCGCCGTCGTCTCCGGCGAAGCCAACCTCGACAGCCTGATCAGCCAGGTCTCCCGGCCCGTGCGCTGGGACCTGTGCATGGAGTCCATGGCCGCCATGGGAGTCACCGGAATGCTGGAACTGCCTCCGGCCGGCACCCTCACCGGCCTGGCCCGCCGCGGACTCAAGGGCCTGCCCACCCTGGCCCTGAAGTCCCCCGAAGACCTCGACGCCGCGCGGGAGTTCATCACCGAACACTCCTCCACGTCCGCCGCAGCAACAGCAGCAACCACCATTGGAGAAGGTAACGCGTGA
- a CDS encoding beta-ketoacyl-ACP synthase III, with amino-acid sequence MSTPTLKQSPVHQFSRVHGIGAFRPDVIVSNEDVCQWIDSSDEWIRQRTGIVTRHRADKGTSVVDMAEAAGRDALQSAGIEGSRLGAVIVSTVTHPFATPSAAAEIAHRLGASPAPAYDVSAACAGYCYGVAQADALVRSGAAEYVLVIGVEKLSDFIDNTERTISFLLGDGAGAVVVGPSDAAGIGPSVWGSDGSKSSTIGMTHSMLDIRELSLAAETDGTEVGVSDVAARDGKLWPTLRQDGQSVFRWAVWEMAKVAQRALDAAGVTAEDLGAFVPHQANMRIIDEMAKQLKLPESVIIARDIADAGNTSAASIPLATHRLLKENPELSGKLSLQIGFGAGLVFGAQVIVLP; translated from the coding sequence GTGAGCACGCCCACCCTGAAGCAGTCCCCCGTCCACCAGTTCAGCCGCGTCCACGGCATCGGCGCCTTCCGCCCGGACGTCATCGTGAGCAACGAAGATGTCTGCCAGTGGATCGACTCCTCTGATGAGTGGATCCGCCAGCGCACCGGCATCGTCACCCGGCACCGCGCCGACAAGGGCACATCAGTGGTGGACATGGCCGAGGCCGCCGGCCGCGACGCCCTGCAGAGCGCCGGAATCGAGGGCTCCCGGCTGGGCGCCGTCATCGTTTCCACCGTCACGCATCCCTTCGCCACGCCGTCAGCGGCCGCCGAGATCGCGCACCGGCTCGGTGCCTCCCCCGCTCCGGCCTACGACGTGTCCGCCGCCTGCGCGGGCTACTGCTACGGAGTCGCCCAGGCGGATGCCCTGGTCCGCTCCGGCGCCGCCGAGTACGTGCTGGTGATCGGCGTGGAGAAGCTCTCCGACTTCATCGACAACACGGAGCGCACCATCTCGTTCCTGCTCGGTGACGGCGCCGGCGCCGTCGTCGTCGGGCCCTCCGACGCGGCCGGAATCGGCCCCTCCGTCTGGGGCTCGGACGGCAGCAAGTCCAGCACCATCGGCATGACCCATTCCATGCTGGACATCCGCGAACTGTCGCTGGCCGCGGAAACCGACGGCACCGAGGTCGGCGTGTCGGACGTCGCCGCCCGCGACGGCAAGCTGTGGCCGACCCTGCGCCAGGACGGCCAGAGCGTCTTCCGCTGGGCTGTCTGGGAAATGGCGAAGGTCGCCCAGCGCGCGCTGGACGCCGCCGGCGTCACCGCCGAGGACCTTGGCGCGTTTGTACCGCATCAGGCGAACATGCGCATCATCGACGAAATGGCCAAGCAGCTGAAACTGCCCGAGTCCGTCATCATTGCCCGTGACATCGCCGACGCCGGCAACACCTCAGCGGCCTCCATTCCCCTGGCCACGCACCGGCTGCTGAAGGAAAACCCCGAGCTCAGCGGCAAGCTCTCCCTCCAGATCGGCTTCGGCGCAGGCCTGGTCTTCGGCGCACAGGTTATCGTTCTTCCGTAA
- a CDS encoding acyl carrier protein, with the protein MASNEEILAGLAEIVNEETGLAPESVELDKSFTDDLDIDSISMMTIVVNSEEKFGVRIPDEEVKNLKTVGDAVDFISKAQA; encoded by the coding sequence ATGGCTAGCAACGAAGAAATCCTGGCCGGCCTCGCCGAGATCGTCAACGAGGAAACCGGTCTGGCCCCCGAGTCCGTCGAGCTGGACAAGTCCTTCACCGATGACCTGGACATCGACTCCATCTCCATGATGACCATCGTCGTCAACTCCGAAGAGAAGTTCGGCGTACGCATCCCGGACGAAGAGGTCAAGAACCTGAAGACCGTCGGCGACGCCGTGGACTTCATTTCCAAAGCCCAGGCGTAA
- the fabF gene encoding beta-ketoacyl-ACP synthase II yields the protein MARKVVITGLGATTPIGGDVPTMWKNALKGVAGARTLEDEWVEKYSLPVTFAARVTTPATDVLSRVEAKRMDPSTQFAVVAAREAWADSGIEDVDHDRLGVSFATGIGGVWTLLDAWDTLREKGPRRVLPMTVPMLMPNGPAAAVSLDLGARAGAHTPVSACASGTEALHQGLELIRSGKADVVVCGGAEAAIHPMPMAAFASMQALSKRNDDPERASRPYDKDRDGFVMGEGAGALVLESEEHALARGARIYAELAGTAVTADAYHITAPDPEGLGATRALKAALADSGAQAEDVVHVNAHATSTPVGDRPEYAALKAALGAHVDNVAVSATKSQTGHLLGASGAVEAVMAAMAVSDRQAPATINLDNQDPEIPLDVVTSARALPGGDIVVLSNSFGFGGHNAVIALRSY from the coding sequence ATGGCCCGCAAAGTAGTCATCACCGGTTTGGGTGCCACAACGCCCATCGGCGGAGATGTTCCCACCATGTGGAAGAACGCGCTCAAGGGTGTCGCCGGCGCCCGCACCCTCGAGGACGAGTGGGTGGAAAAGTACAGCCTTCCCGTCACTTTCGCCGCACGCGTCACCACGCCGGCCACCGACGTCCTCTCCCGCGTTGAAGCCAAGCGCATGGATCCCTCCACTCAGTTTGCCGTCGTGGCCGCCCGCGAGGCGTGGGCCGACTCGGGCATCGAAGACGTCGACCATGACCGGCTCGGCGTCTCCTTTGCCACCGGCATCGGCGGCGTCTGGACCCTTCTGGATGCCTGGGACACCCTGCGCGAAAAAGGCCCCCGCCGCGTCCTGCCCATGACCGTTCCCATGCTGATGCCCAACGGCCCCGCCGCCGCCGTCAGCCTGGACCTGGGCGCCCGCGCCGGCGCCCACACCCCGGTGTCCGCGTGCGCCTCCGGCACCGAAGCACTGCACCAGGGACTGGAGCTGATCCGCTCCGGCAAGGCCGACGTCGTCGTCTGCGGCGGTGCCGAAGCCGCCATCCACCCCATGCCGATGGCCGCGTTTGCCTCCATGCAGGCGCTGTCCAAGCGCAACGACGATCCGGAACGCGCCTCGCGTCCCTACGACAAGGACCGCGACGGCTTCGTGATGGGTGAAGGTGCCGGCGCGCTGGTGCTGGAATCCGAGGAGCACGCGCTGGCCCGCGGTGCGCGGATTTACGCCGAGCTGGCCGGGACCGCAGTCACCGCCGACGCGTACCACATCACAGCACCCGACCCCGAGGGGCTGGGCGCCACCCGCGCGCTGAAGGCCGCCCTGGCTGACTCCGGCGCGCAGGCCGAGGACGTGGTGCATGTGAACGCACATGCCACCTCCACCCCTGTCGGTGACCGCCCCGAGTATGCAGCGTTGAAGGCCGCACTGGGCGCCCACGTGGACAACGTTGCGGTGTCGGCAACCAAGTCCCAGACCGGTCACCTGCTGGGCGCTTCCGGCGCCGTGGAAGCCGTGATGGCAGCCATGGCCGTGTCCGACCGTCAGGCTCCGGCCACCATCAACCTGGATAACCAGGATCCGGAAATCCCGCTCGACGTCGTGACGTCCGCCCGGGCCCTGCCCGGCGGGGACATCGTGGTCCTGAGTAACTCCTTCGGTTTCGGCGGGCACAACGCCGTCATCGCCCTGCGCAGCTACTAG
- a CDS encoding DUF3145 domain-containing protein, translated as MSVVMAHGVLFIHSAPSALCPHIEWAIGSVVEKRTDLKWTPQPAAPGMLRTELEWTGPQGTGSLLASALRGWAHLRYEVTEDQSPGSDGSRWCHTPELGIFHAATDVHGNIMVSEDRIRYAYENGAGDPSAVYHELSLALGEAWDDELEPFRYAGDGANVRWLHQVG; from the coding sequence ATGTCTGTTGTGATGGCCCACGGCGTGTTATTCATACACTCCGCCCCGTCTGCGTTGTGCCCGCACATTGAGTGGGCCATTGGATCCGTCGTGGAAAAGCGAACGGATCTAAAGTGGACCCCTCAGCCCGCTGCCCCGGGCATGCTGCGCACCGAGCTGGAATGGACGGGGCCGCAGGGCACCGGGTCGCTCTTGGCCTCGGCCCTGCGCGGCTGGGCGCACCTTCGTTACGAAGTCACTGAAGACCAGAGCCCGGGATCTGACGGGAGCCGGTGGTGCCACACGCCCGAGCTGGGCATTTTCCATGCCGCCACCGACGTGCACGGCAACATCATGGTCTCCGAGGACCGGATCCGGTACGCCTACGAAAACGGCGCGGGGGATCCCTCGGCGGTCTACCACGAGCTTTCCCTTGCGCTGGGGGAGGCCTGGGATGACGAGCTGGAGCCTTTCCGGTACGCGGGCGACGGCGCCAACGTCCGCTGGCTGCACCAGGTCGGATAG
- a CDS encoding tyrosine recombinase XerC, with translation MRGFSRYLTSERGRSEHTVRAYEGDVAKLLTYALAGGVRTLAGIDLEILRGWLGELSAAGQARSTLARRAATARSFTGWALREELLDTDPALRLRAPKRERTLPAVLRAGQIGELFTALADAAVDGGPLAVRDRAIVELLYATGIRVGELTGLDIDDLNPDRRTLTVIGKGNKERTVPYGQPAAAAVDDWLRRGRPALAGADSGPALFLGQRGRRVDQRQVRSVVAGLFEALGDTGATGPHALRHSAATHLLDGGADLRAVQEILGHSSLATTQLYTHVSVDRLRASYQQAHPRA, from the coding sequence CTGCGCGGGTTCAGCCGCTACCTGACCAGTGAACGCGGCCGTTCCGAGCACACAGTGCGAGCCTACGAAGGGGACGTTGCCAAGTTGCTGACCTATGCGCTCGCCGGGGGAGTGCGGACGCTGGCCGGGATAGATCTCGAAATCCTGCGCGGCTGGCTCGGGGAACTCAGTGCGGCCGGCCAAGCACGCTCAACACTGGCCCGCCGGGCCGCTACCGCCCGCAGCTTTACCGGGTGGGCGCTGCGCGAGGAGCTCCTCGACACTGACCCGGCCCTGCGGCTGCGGGCACCGAAGCGGGAGCGGACCCTGCCGGCGGTGCTGCGCGCGGGGCAGATCGGCGAGCTGTTCACTGCTCTGGCCGACGCAGCCGTCGACGGCGGACCGCTGGCGGTCCGGGACCGGGCCATCGTCGAACTGCTCTATGCCACCGGCATCCGGGTGGGCGAACTGACCGGTCTGGACATCGACGACCTAAACCCAGACCGGCGCACGCTGACTGTGATCGGCAAGGGCAACAAGGAACGCACTGTTCCCTATGGGCAGCCCGCGGCCGCGGCCGTCGATGACTGGCTGCGCCGCGGCAGGCCCGCTCTGGCCGGAGCCGACAGCGGCCCCGCGCTGTTTCTGGGGCAGCGCGGCCGCAGAGTGGACCAGCGGCAGGTCCGCTCCGTGGTGGCCGGACTCTTTGAGGCCCTGGGTGATACGGGGGCTACGGGGCCCCACGCGCTGCGGCACTCAGCCGCCACGCACCTGCTCGACGGCGGTGCTGACCTGCGGGCGGTGCAGGAGATTCTGGGCCATTCCTCACTGGCAACCACCCAGCTCTACACCCATGTATCTGTGGATCGGCTCCGGGCAAGCTACCAGCAGGCGCACCCCCGGGCCTGA